The genomic segment TACGCCAAAGAGGTGGTGATCGCCGACCTCGAAGAGGCCGGCGACGACGACGTGGTGCGCAAGGTCACCAAGGACCTCACCGACAAGGGCATCACCCTGCCGGAGACCGAACTGCGCGCCAAGATGGCCGAGTTCTATGCCCAGGCCGTGCAAGAGGTGAAGGCCGGAACCTGACGGGTTCCCGCCGGCCGCCGCGGCGGCCAGCCTGATTGCTTGATCGAATTTTCAAATGCC from the Rhodopseudomonas palustris genome contains:
- a CDS encoding DUF1476 domain-containing protein, which translates into the protein MTTFDKREEGFERKFALDEEQKFKAEARRDKLLGLWIAEKLGLSGDAAAAYAKEVVIADLEEAGDDDVVRKVTKDLTDKGITLPETELRAKMAEFYAQAVQEVKAGT